A genomic window from Erythrobacter sp. BLCC-B19 includes:
- a CDS encoding PilZ domain-containing protein produces MGSEPSSRDLSPAGSADQEFVAGRRSAARLRLAIPARFVSIYSQQPCILLDLSITGARMALAQPAACGQSGYLAVSRMEIFGMVVRAERGPDMAVNAMTFDDPIPRDAVLAIRSFAEGFEEREHRALRDQVRRWVTGER; encoded by the coding sequence ATGGGATCCGAACCCTCTTCGCGTGATCTTTCGCCCGCCGGCAGCGCCGATCAAGAGTTCGTTGCTGGTCGCCGTTCGGCGGCGCGCTTGCGGCTGGCGATCCCGGCGCGGTTCGTTTCGATCTATTCGCAACAGCCCTGCATCCTGCTCGACCTGTCTATCACCGGCGCGCGCATGGCCTTGGCGCAGCCGGCGGCGTGCGGGCAATCCGGCTATCTCGCTGTCAGCCGGATGGAGATTTTCGGCATGGTCGTCCGCGCCGAGCGCGGCCCGGATATGGCTGTCAACGCCATGACCTTCGACGATCCGATCCCGCGTGATGCGGTGCTCGCGATCCGCAGCTTTGCCGAAGGTTTCGAGGAACGCGAGCACCGTGCCTTGCGCGATCAGGTGCGGCGCTGGGTGACGGGGGAGCGCTGA
- the nusA gene encoding transcription termination factor NusA, whose protein sequence is MASAISANKAELLAIANAVASEKMIDKAIVIEAMEEAIQKSARNRYGAENDIRAKLDPLTGDLTLWRVVEVVDVVEDYFKQVDLKQAEKLQPGAKVGDFIVDPLPPVDLGRIDAQSAKQVIFQKVRDAERERQFEEFKDRQGEVITGVIKSVEFGHVIVNLGRAEGVIRRDQQIPREAARVGERVRALITKVERNNRGPQIFLSRAHPDFMKKLFAQEVPEIYDNIIEIKAAARDPGSRAKIGVISRDSSIDPVGACVGMKGSRVQAVVQELQGEKIDIIPWSEDTATFVVNALQPATVSRVVLDEDDGRIEVVVPDDQLSLAIGRRGQNVRLASQLTGHQIDIMTEEEASEKRSKEFAERSKMFEEELDVDETLSQLLVAEGFAELEEVAYVDLAELASIEGFDEELAEELQSRALEALERQEAAHREVRRGLGVEDALAEIPHLTEAMLVTLGKAGIKTLDDLADLATDELIAKKREAPRRRNNTDGPPQRRPQRETDKGGVLGEYGLSEEQGNEIIMAARAHWFEDEPSEEAAHADSTQ, encoded by the coding sequence ATGGCCAGCGCCATTTCCGCCAACAAGGCTGAGCTTCTCGCAATCGCCAACGCGGTCGCTTCGGAAAAGATGATCGACAAGGCGATCGTCATCGAGGCGATGGAAGAAGCGATCCAGAAATCCGCGCGCAACCGCTATGGCGCGGAAAACGACATCCGCGCCAAGCTCGATCCGCTGACCGGCGATCTGACGCTGTGGCGCGTGGTCGAGGTGGTCGACGTGGTCGAGGACTACTTCAAGCAGGTCGATCTGAAGCAGGCCGAAAAGCTCCAGCCCGGTGCCAAGGTCGGTGACTTCATCGTCGATCCGCTGCCCCCGGTCGATCTCGGCCGCATCGACGCGCAGTCGGCCAAGCAGGTGATCTTCCAGAAGGTCCGCGATGCCGAGCGCGAGCGTCAGTTCGAGGAATTCAAGGACCGTCAGGGCGAAGTCATCACCGGCGTGATCAAGTCGGTCGAGTTCGGCCACGTGATCGTCAACCTCGGCCGCGCCGAAGGCGTGATCCGCCGCGACCAGCAGATCCCTCGCGAAGCCGCCCGCGTGGGCGAGCGTGTCCGTGCGCTCATCACCAAGGTGGAGCGCAACAATCGCGGCCCGCAGATCTTCCTCAGCCGCGCGCACCCCGACTTCATGAAGAAGCTGTTCGCGCAGGAAGTGCCCGAAATCTACGACAACATCATCGAGATCAAGGCCGCCGCCCGCGATCCGGGCAGCCGCGCCAAGATCGGCGTGATCAGCCGCGACAGCTCGATCGACCCGGTCGGCGCCTGTGTCGGCATGAAGGGCAGCCGCGTGCAGGCGGTGGTGCAGGAACTGCAGGGCGAGAAGATCGACATCATCCCCTGGAGCGAAGACACCGCGACCTTCGTCGTCAACGCGCTCCAGCCCGCCACGGTCAGCCGCGTCGTGCTTGACGAAGATGATGGCCGCATCGAAGTGGTGGTGCCCGACGATCAGCTGTCGCTGGCCATCGGCCGCCGCGGCCAGAACGTGCGTCTGGCGAGCCAGCTCACCGGCCACCAGATCGACATCATGACCGAGGAAGAGGCTTCCGAGAAGCGCTCCAAGGAATTCGCCGAGCGTTCGAAGATGTTCGAGGAAGAGCTCGACGTCGACGAAACCCTCTCGCAGCTGCTGGTGGCCGAAGGCTTCGCCGAGCTGGAAGAAGTCGCTTACGTCGACCTCGCCGAACTCGCGAGCATCGAAGGCTTCGACGAGGAACTGGCCGAGGAACTCCAGAGCCGTGCTCTCGAAGCGCTCGAGCGTCAGGAAGCCGCGCACCGCGAAGTGCGTCGTGGCCTCGGCGTCGAGGATGCCCTCGCCGAAATCCCGCACCTTACCGAAGCGATGCTTGTCACGCTCGGCAAGGCGGGGATCAAGACCCTCGACGATCTGGCCGATCTCGCCACCGACGAGCTGATCGCCAAGAAGCGCGAAGCGCCGCGCCGCCGGAACAACACCGACGGCCCGCCGCAGCGTCGTCCGCAGCGCGAAACCGACAAGGGCGGCGTGCTGGGCGAATATGGCCTCAGCGAAGAGCAGGGCAACGAGATCATCATGGCCGCGCGTGCGCACTGGTTCGAAGATGAACCTTCCGAGGAGGCCGCCCATGCGGACTCCACCCAATGA
- the rimP gene encoding ribosome maturation protein RimP: MTDIARLTQLIEPEATALGFELVRVAFLPSEAGDGGMALQIMAEDPATGQLVIDQCAALSRRVSDVIDAAEEAGEELIEGAYHLEVSSPGIDRPLTRDKDFVNWAGHEVRIVMDKGFAGQRVNKGVLGGLEGDMVLVKEVKAGEVALPRDQIHSAKLVLTDALIAATRPLDTSGVDELIEDQDSSDTEEKADD; encoded by the coding sequence GTGACCGATATCGCCCGCCTGACCCAGCTGATCGAACCCGAAGCCACTGCGCTCGGGTTTGAATTGGTGCGCGTGGCGTTTCTGCCGTCCGAGGCAGGCGACGGCGGCATGGCGCTCCAGATCATGGCGGAAGACCCGGCCACCGGGCAGTTGGTGATCGACCAGTGTGCCGCGCTCTCGCGCCGCGTTTCGGACGTGATCGACGCGGCCGAAGAAGCGGGCGAGGAGCTTATCGAAGGCGCGTATCACCTCGAAGTCTCCAGCCCCGGCATTGACCGTCCCCTGACCCGCGACAAGGACTTCGTGAACTGGGCCGGGCACGAAGTCCGGATCGTGATGGACAAGGGCTTCGCCGGTCAGCGCGTCAACAAGGGCGTGCTCGGCGGGCTTGAGGGTGATATGGTGCTGGTCAAGGAAGTGAAGGCGGGCGAAGTGGCTCTCCCGCGCGACCAGATCCACAGCGCCAAGCTCGTCCTCACCGACGCACTTATCGCCGCCACCCGCCCGCTCGATACCAGCGGTGTGGACGAACTTATCGAAGACCAAGATTCCTCTGACACAGAAGAAAAGGCAGACGACTGA
- the pspC gene encoding envelope stress response membrane protein PspC, which produces MNSPRTTLYRDKHNAKLMGVCAGIADYTGVNVFWIRMIAFLSMWPTGGASLLVYFVAGFLLNKKPPYLYRDESEQKYWQGIRQSPKRTAREIRANFRDIDRRLAAVEAHYVSSNPRLTAEIERLR; this is translated from the coding sequence GTGAACAGCCCTCGCACCACGCTTTACCGCGACAAGCACAATGCCAAGCTGATGGGGGTGTGCGCCGGGATCGCCGATTACACCGGGGTCAATGTCTTCTGGATCCGGATGATCGCGTTCCTTTCGATGTGGCCGACGGGCGGCGCTTCGCTGCTGGTCTACTTCGTCGCCGGGTTCCTGCTCAACAAGAAGCCGCCCTACCTCTACCGCGATGAAAGCGAGCAGAAGTACTGGCAGGGCATCCGCCAGAGCCCCAAGCGCACCGCCCGCGAAATCCGCGCCAACTTCCGCGACATCGACCGCCGCCTGGCCGCTGTCGAAGCCCACTACGTGAGCAGCAACCCGCGCCTGACCGCCGAGATCGAGCGGCTGCGCTAG
- the pspB gene encoding envelope stress response membrane protein PspB — MEDVFLPIIIVGMLFIGLPWVIMHYMTKWKTAATITTDDEALLEELYNLARRLDERMDTVERLVASDDPSFTPARRLIADQEKDNQQLRELEALMAEKKGTRL; from the coding sequence ATGGAAGACGTGTTCCTGCCCATCATCATCGTCGGGATGCTGTTCATCGGCCTGCCCTGGGTGATCATGCATTACATGACCAAGTGGAAGACCGCCGCCACCATCACCACCGACGACGAGGCACTGCTCGAAGAGCTCTACAACCTCGCCCGCCGGCTCGATGAACGCATGGATACGGTCGAACGCCTGGTCGCCTCGGACGACCCGAGCTTCACCCCCGCCCGCCGCCTGATCGCCGACCAGGAGAAAGACAACCAGCAGCTGCGCGAACTCGAAGCGCTGATGGCCGAGAAGAAAGGAACCCGCCTGTGA
- a CDS encoding DUF448 domain-containing protein, which translates to MRTPPNERLTSDIAEPSLSAAAGSERRCILSGETSARDGLVRLAISPDGLVLPDAAAKAPGRGAWIGVTRAELEQALVEGHLKKALMRAFKGAPLSIPDDLPAKVEAALARHLGDRLGLELRSGNIVLGSARIEEQARGGRIAVLLHASDSSADGRRKLDQAWRVGTDAEGTGARGQVLPLDRTALSVALGRDNVVHLGVAGHPGDMRAAARVLQAVNRLVHFAGHDGTNATQETGRGTPGNADLLHGGPATIDEYVKD; encoded by the coding sequence ATGCGGACTCCACCCAATGAGCGCCTGACGTCCGACATCGCTGAGCCGTCGCTTTCCGCTGCTGCGGGGAGCGAGCGGCGCTGTATCCTCTCCGGGGAGACCTCGGCGCGGGATGGGCTGGTGCGTCTGGCGATTTCGCCGGACGGGTTGGTGCTGCCCGACGCTGCGGCCAAGGCGCCGGGGCGTGGTGCGTGGATCGGCGTAACCCGCGCGGAGCTTGAACAAGCGCTGGTCGAGGGCCACCTGAAAAAAGCGCTGATGCGCGCCTTCAAGGGAGCGCCGCTCTCGATCCCCGATGATCTTCCCGCAAAGGTTGAGGCGGCGCTGGCGCGGCACCTTGGCGACCGGCTGGGGCTGGAACTGCGCTCGGGCAATATCGTGCTGGGTTCGGCCCGGATCGAGGAACAGGCCCGCGGTGGCCGGATTGCCGTTCTGCTCCACGCCTCCGATTCGAGTGCGGATGGTCGGCGCAAGCTCGATCAGGCCTGGCGGGTCGGCACGGATGCCGAAGGCACAGGCGCGCGCGGCCAAGTCTTGCCCCTAGACCGCACCGCGCTGTCTGTGGCATTGGGCCGCGACAACGTGGTCCACCTGGGGGTTGCCGGCCATCCCGGCGATATGCGCGCGGCAGCCCGTGTGCTTCAGGCGGTCAATCGGCTGGTGCATTTTGCCGGGCATGACGGGACGAACGCGACGCAAGAGACAGGCCGGGGCACACCCGGCAACGCCGACCTGCTGCATGGCGGGCCTGCGACTATTGATGAATACGTGAAGGACTGA
- the pspA gene encoding phage shock protein PspA, which translates to MAPLDRVNSFLDGVAFMGIFSRTRDIIAANFNDMLDKADDPSKMIRMIILEMEETLVEVRASAARTIADQKEMHRHCVKLDRLQADWAEKAQLALSKDREDLARAALVEKKKAGDMADQLKSEIAVLDDALRAYEEDIAKLQHRLREARSRQTAIAARLESAENRVKLRTLMSTERTDEALARFDQLERRVDYAEGRADALQIAENKTPSLADEIAALAGSDAIDDELAAMKKALGKTDGTGE; encoded by the coding sequence ATGGCTCCTCTCGACCGGGTCAATTCGTTTCTCGATGGAGTAGCCTTCATGGGCATTTTCAGCCGCACCCGCGACATCATTGCCGCCAACTTCAACGATATGCTCGACAAGGCGGATGATCCGTCGAAGATGATCCGCATGATCATCCTCGAAATGGAGGAAACCCTGGTCGAAGTCCGCGCGAGCGCCGCGCGAACCATTGCCGACCAGAAGGAAATGCACCGCCACTGCGTCAAGCTTGACCGGCTCCAGGCCGACTGGGCCGAGAAGGCGCAGCTCGCGCTCTCCAAGGATCGCGAAGACCTCGCCCGTGCCGCGCTGGTCGAAAAGAAGAAGGCTGGCGACATGGCCGATCAGCTCAAGAGCGAGATCGCCGTGCTCGATGATGCCCTGCGCGCCTACGAGGAAGATATCGCCAAGCTGCAGCACCGCCTGCGCGAAGCCCGCAGCCGCCAGACCGCGATCGCCGCGCGTCTCGAAAGTGCGGAAAACCGCGTCAAGCTGCGCACGCTGATGAGCACCGAGCGCACCGACGAGGCGCTGGCGCGCTTCGACCAGCTCGAACGCCGCGTCGATTACGCCGAAGGCCGCGCCGATGCGCTCCAGATCGCCGAAAACAAGACCCCGAGCCTCGCCGATGAAATCGCCGCGCTCGCCGGGTCGGACGCGATCGACGATGAACTCGCCGCCATGAAGAAGGCGCTCGGCAAGACCGACGGAACGGGAGAATAA
- the infB gene encoding translation initiation factor IF-2: MSDDNDNQRIRKPLGLKRSVDAGEVKQTFSHGRTNKVVVEVKRRRVLGKPGEAAPPPPPPPPPPPPVAEAPRPAAPPPRPARPAPAGETPQERVKRLQLEAEEERLRLAEEARKREEAEAREREEEERRRAEENRRAEEEAERQRAAAASAPSEPEAAAAPEAPAVAPEAAPATPAAKADAAVPAARRFTPVERPEPKRPAAVEAKPKKKDDKRAAPADEGKDNRRSGKLTVTRALNEDEGRRARSLAALKRAREKERRGQGGPSKPREKQVRDVVVPEAITVSELANRMAEKGADLVKALFNMGMMVTVNQTIDQDTAELLVEEFGHNITRVSASDVDIDTSADEDPIETQVPRPPVVTIMGHVDHGKTSLLDALRGTDVVKGEAGGITQHIGAYQITTKDKQKITFLDTPGHAAFTEMRMRGANVTDIVILVVAGDDGLMPQTIEAINHTKAAGVPMIVAITKSDKAEFNPQKIRERLLEHEIVVEAMSGDVQDVEVSAKTGAGLDKLIEAIGLQAELLELKARPDRDAEATVIEAQLDKGRGPVATVLVTRGTLKRGDTFVVGTQSGKVRAIVDDKGQQLKEAGPSMPVEVLGLGGVPSAGDNLTVVENEQRAREVAKYRQELATEKRTALAPTNFDTMFNNLASNVIEFPVVVKADVQGSVEAIVNALHNLSNDEIKVRVLNAGVGAITESDVLLAGASKAPIIGFNVRPNAKARDLVKRDGVRMMYYDVIYHLTDAIAKEMAGELGPERIETVVGRAEVKQVFPAGKKDKAAGLLVLEGAIRKGLFARLTRQDVIVSATKIASLRRFKDDVDEVRAGLECGVVLEDTNDIKPGDNLEVFSVEERERTL; this comes from the coding sequence ATGAGCGACGACAACGACAACCAGCGCATCCGCAAACCCCTGGGCCTCAAGCGCTCGGTGGATGCGGGCGAGGTCAAGCAGACCTTCAGTCACGGCCGCACCAACAAGGTGGTGGTCGAGGTGAAGCGTCGCCGCGTGCTCGGCAAGCCGGGCGAAGCGGCTCCGCCGCCCCCGCCGCCGCCACCTCCGCCGCCGCCGGTTGCCGAGGCTCCCCGCCCGGCTGCCCCGCCGCCGCGCCCTGCGCGTCCGGCGCCCGCGGGCGAAACTCCGCAGGAGCGCGTCAAGCGCCTCCAACTTGAGGCCGAAGAAGAGCGCCTGCGCCTTGCCGAGGAAGCCCGCAAGCGCGAGGAAGCCGAGGCCCGCGAGCGTGAGGAAGAAGAGCGCCGCCGTGCGGAAGAAAACCGCCGCGCCGAAGAAGAGGCCGAGCGTCAGCGCGCGGCAGCTGCCAGCGCCCCGTCAGAACCTGAAGCCGCCGCTGCACCTGAAGCCCCGGCTGTCGCCCCTGAGGCCGCACCTGCGACCCCGGCTGCCAAGGCCGATGCGGCCGTTCCTGCCGCACGCCGCTTCACGCCCGTCGAGCGCCCGGAGCCCAAGCGCCCCGCCGCGGTCGAAGCCAAGCCCAAGAAGAAGGACGACAAGCGCGCGGCCCCTGCCGATGAAGGCAAGGACAACCGCCGTTCGGGCAAGCTCACCGTCACCCGCGCGCTCAACGAGGACGAAGGCCGCCGCGCCCGCAGCCTCGCCGCATTGAAGCGTGCCCGCGAGAAGGAACGCCGCGGGCAGGGCGGGCCGTCGAAGCCGCGCGAAAAGCAGGTGCGCGATGTGGTCGTCCCCGAAGCGATCACCGTCAGCGAGCTTGCCAACCGCATGGCCGAGAAGGGCGCCGACCTCGTGAAGGCGCTGTTCAACATGGGCATGATGGTCACGGTCAACCAGACCATCGATCAGGACACCGCCGAGCTGCTGGTCGAGGAGTTCGGCCACAACATCACCCGCGTCTCGGCGAGCGATGTCGACATCGACACCAGCGCTGACGAGGATCCCATCGAAACGCAGGTTCCGCGTCCGCCGGTGGTCACGATCATGGGCCACGTCGACCACGGCAAGACCAGCCTGCTCGATGCCCTGCGCGGCACCGATGTCGTGAAGGGCGAGGCCGGCGGCATCACCCAGCATATCGGCGCCTACCAGATCACGACGAAGGACAAGCAGAAGATTACCTTCCTCGACACCCCCGGTCACGCCGCCTTCACCGAAATGCGGATGCGCGGGGCGAATGTCACCGACATCGTCATTCTGGTGGTCGCGGGCGATGACGGGCTGATGCCGCAGACCATCGAGGCGATCAATCACACCAAGGCGGCCGGCGTGCCGATGATCGTGGCGATCACCAAGTCGGACAAGGCGGAATTCAACCCGCAGAAGATCCGCGAACGTCTGCTCGAACACGAAATCGTGGTCGAAGCCATGTCGGGCGATGTGCAAGATGTGGAAGTCTCCGCCAAAACCGGTGCAGGGCTCGACAAGCTGATCGAAGCGATCGGGCTTCAGGCCGAACTGCTCGAACTCAAGGCCAGGCCCGACCGCGATGCCGAGGCGACCGTGATCGAAGCCCAGCTCGACAAGGGCCGCGGGCCGGTTGCGACCGTGCTCGTCACCCGCGGGACGCTCAAGCGCGGCGACACCTTTGTGGTCGGCACGCAGAGCGGCAAGGTGCGCGCGATCGTCGACGACAAGGGCCAGCAGCTCAAGGAAGCCGGCCCCTCGATGCCGGTCGAAGTCCTCGGCCTTGGCGGGGTGCCGTCTGCCGGCGACAACCTCACCGTGGTCGAGAACGAGCAGCGTGCCCGCGAAGTTGCCAAGTACCGTCAGGAACTCGCGACCGAAAAGCGCACGGCGCTGGCGCCGACCAATTTCGACACGATGTTCAACAACCTCGCCTCCAACGTCATCGAATTCCCGGTGGTGGTGAAGGCGGACGTGCAAGGCTCGGTCGAAGCGATCGTCAACGCGCTCCACAACCTCTCGAACGACGAGATCAAGGTGCGCGTCTTGAACGCGGGCGTCGGCGCGATCACCGAAAGCGACGTGCTGCTGGCGGGTGCATCGAAGGCGCCGATCATCGGCTTCAACGTCCGCCCCAACGCCAAGGCGCGCGACCTGGTGAAGCGCGACGGGGTGCGGATGATGTATTATGACGTCATCTACCACCTCACCGATGCGATCGCCAAGGAGATGGCGGGCGAGCTCGGGCCGGAGCGGATCGAAACCGTGGTCGGCCGCGCAGAGGTCAAGCAGGTCTTCCCGGCGGGCAAGAAGGACAAGGCGGCAGGGCTCCTGGTTCTGGAAGGCGCGATCCGCAAGGGT
- a CDS encoding SufE family protein, whose translation MRTLSDILEEYEFLDGDDRYGLLIELGRGLEPMPDALKTDATLVRGCSAAVWVYPAGTDAAKLHFLADSNAAITKGIVALVIAAVQDKPAAEVAAMDVMGALAPFDLKNQLSSNRTQGVPNMIALVKEHAARLAAG comes from the coding sequence ATGCGCACCCTTTCCGACATTCTCGAAGAATATGAGTTCCTCGACGGCGATGATCGCTATGGCCTGCTGATCGAGCTGGGTCGGGGGCTGGAACCCATGCCCGATGCCCTCAAGACCGACGCAACGCTGGTGCGCGGGTGCTCTGCGGCGGTGTGGGTCTATCCCGCGGGCACCGATGCCGCGAAGCTGCACTTCCTTGCCGACAGCAATGCCGCGATCACCAAGGGCATTGTCGCGCTCGTCATCGCCGCCGTGCAGGACAAGCCCGCCGCCGAAGTCGCCGCGATGGATGTGATGGGCGCGCTCGCTCCGTTTGACCTCAAGAACCAGCTGTCGAGCAACCGCACCCAGGGCGTGCCGAACATGATCGCGCTGGTAAAGGAACACGCCGCCCGGCTCGCGGCGGGGTGA
- the pspF gene encoding phage shock protein operon transcriptional activator — protein sequence MKHESQFIGQSGAFLDAVERASRAAAMNRPVLVIGERGTGKELIAERLHRLSSRWDEPLVTMNCAALPETLIEAELFGHEAGAFTGATKARAGRFEEADRGTLFLDELGTLSMGAQERLLRAVEYGEVTRIGASRPIRVDVRIVAATNDDLPALAASGDFRADLLDRLSFEVITLPPLRVREGDIGVLAEHFGRRMAAELDWDRWPGFAPHVMDALEDHPWPGNVRELRNVIERAVYRWDVPDMPIAHVQFDPFDSPWRPRPPEHRRSSAPAPAAAGVSSGTPAVAAPNLDAIEDLRAAVDAHERAILAHALGKHRWNQRQTARALGLTYDQLRHCIRKHGLMEGED from the coding sequence ATGAAGCACGAGAGCCAGTTCATCGGCCAATCCGGAGCGTTCCTCGACGCGGTCGAACGCGCCTCCCGCGCCGCAGCGATGAACCGCCCCGTGCTTGTCATTGGCGAACGCGGCACGGGTAAAGAACTGATCGCCGAACGCCTTCACCGCCTGTCGAGCCGCTGGGACGAGCCGCTGGTGACGATGAACTGCGCGGCGCTGCCCGAAACCCTGATTGAAGCCGAGCTGTTCGGCCACGAGGCTGGCGCCTTCACCGGTGCGACCAAGGCCCGTGCAGGGCGGTTTGAGGAGGCCGACCGGGGCACGCTGTTCCTCGACGAGCTGGGCACCCTTTCGATGGGCGCGCAGGAGCGGCTGCTGCGTGCGGTCGAGTATGGCGAGGTCACCCGCATCGGCGCATCGCGCCCGATCCGCGTCGATGTGCGCATCGTCGCCGCCACCAACGACGATCTGCCCGCGCTGGCGGCGAGCGGCGATTTCCGGGCCGACCTGCTCGACCGGCTGAGCTTCGAAGTCATCACCCTCCCGCCGCTGCGTGTGCGCGAGGGCGACATCGGGGTGCTGGCCGAACATTTCGGCCGCCGCATGGCAGCCGAGCTCGACTGGGATCGCTGGCCGGGCTTCGCGCCGCACGTCATGGACGCGCTCGAAGATCATCCCTGGCCCGGCAACGTCCGCGAATTGCGCAATGTCATCGAGCGCGCCGTCTATCGCTGGGACGTGCCGGATATGCCGATCGCGCACGTCCAGTTCGATCCCTTCGACAGTCCGTGGCGGCCGCGCCCTCCAGAGCATCGCCGCAGCAGCGCGCCCGCGCCTGCTGCTGCGGGTGTGTCTTCAGGCACGCCAGCTGTCGCTGCGCCCAATCTCGATGCCATCGAAGATCTGCGCGCCGCTGTCGACGCGCATGAGCGCGCGATTCTGGCCCATGCGCTTGGCAAGCACCGCTGGAACCAGCGGCAGACCGCCCGCGCGCTCGGCCTGACCTATGATCAGCTGCGCCACTGCATCCGCAAGCATGGCTTGATGGAAGGCGAGGACTGA